TCCCACTGTCGCATAGCTGCTCATTCTTCATAACCACTAAATTGAGGCTACATCAACAGGTAATCTGGGCTACAGTTTCAGATGTGCTGTTCTAAAAGGTCATTGGTAGTcatgaataattaattttcatCTCGCATCCCCACCTGCTTTGTTTCAACATTTCACACAATGAATGTTATCTCTGTTGAGCCTTGGCGAGTAGAAGAATAACCAAGGGTTGTTCAATTCTGTCACCAAAGTGGCACTATCTCCCACACTGTGGGAATCAGAAAATCCAAGGCCTTTTAGAATCTGTCCATTGAATGTTTTATATTCTAATGcatttcatatttctttttgtaaatttataTAGCTGATTAAAAAGCACTTTGACTATAGATAGGTGTGCTATGTTTGTTACATGAGGATCATCAGTTGCTTTTCAGTAGCTGCCTACCAATGTGATGTTTTGATACTGTGTACATTCATAATGTGCATGAGGTGTATTGGATTCGCTGTGGCAGTCTTTAGAATAACCTCATCTTATGCTGCATAGAGGCAGAAGCATGCCACTCACCTCTGTGAGCATAATACTGTagtatgtttatttgttaaCACTTTATGATTGATAGTGTTCCTATTTTGTATATCTTAATTGAAACAGTTGctagcatttgttttttcttttgagggAAACAGTAAACTGCCCTCAGTACAATGCCTTGTCCTGTGCAGCCATTCTTGCCCGCTGTCTTTCAGCAAGGTGTGAAACTCACCAACAGACGTGCTGTGTGTCCTCTGCAGCACTGTCCTCTGTTTGATAAAATGGGCTGTGACTGATAGAAGGGGCATGTACAATTTGATttggggtggtgggggggtgggtCATTAAAGTGGCAGTTTCCAATGTAAAATTTGtatgtaaaatgcagaaaataaacaactaaTAAACCTTACTTGTTTTGTATCTTTTGTGTTGCACAGATTGtgcttgacatttttgtttttttaagctctGTTTTCCCAAAATATATCTTGAAATCTTACAATATCTATACACATATTCACTAGATATGGCgcgcatttatttatttatacattcataattttttaaaactgaaatttgtaaatctgtaaattcaCTATCATTGTTTGGgtaaatttaatataaatgtattattagttgtaattattttattacagatgggattaattaaaacatcctataatatgtaaatgtattttacggagcaaaaagaaaaaaaacaaagtaaataaatacgAGCTACCGGCGCACAGTGATGACGTATCGGACAGGTCCGGTTCATCATATTTGCGACGCGCTTGTTAATTATTGGAGATATCATTTTGCTGCAAAGTGCTGAAAGCAAATCCAAAATTTAGCTTTCCGACATAATGGCTTTTCACGACGATGAACCTTCGGATCTCGGACTCGCTGGTCAATCAAAATTGGAGAGCTTTCTGTTCAGTAAGAACAATTTCTATACAGTTTATCAGTGCTGCTCTGTTAGCGCACACGTGGGTTTTCTTGATGTTCCGGCAGCGAAATAtgccttgatttttttttttttttgttaagtatCTATTTCGTATCAGTTAGCGAATACACTAACTAAcgtaaaataaaacatagttCGACAAATGTAATcttggtttttgtgttttctccaggCTGCGAGTTATCCTCTAAAGTACCTTTCTACACTTTCCAAGGTGATGAAGAGGAAGACCTGGAGCACTTTCTAGAACTTAGAACTGTATGTAACGTAATAGCAGCAGTACATATATGCGCTCATCACTCTACAATGAATACAAAACTCAACTTATTCAATTGAGCTTTTTAACGTCTCATGTTAATTGGTCTTTCTTTGCACCCATGTCTCATATGTATGTTCTACCCACCAGTCAAATCATAACTCACTTTGTCTGGCTGCTaacagtttaaacaaatgttattcaAACTAATTTGTCATCCCTGCAGGTTTGTCTGGGTGATGGTGCCAAGGATGAGAGCAATGTGGTGGAGGTAACTGCCATGAACCACCAAGGAAAGACCATTTCAGTGCCCATTGCCAACCTTCACATCAGATGTCTACCCATGGTAATGTAGTGTTGagcacaccacacacacagtaatgtgccacaaactaaaaactgaggagatttagctttgttttttctcttctctcctcagGTAAGTCTGGGAGAGTTTGAGCTGAAAGCCCCAGTGACCATTCGGCTCAAGGCTGGAAGAGGACCAGTTACTGTCAGCGGCCTACACCTTATTGGTAATGCTTCACTTAACAAAACCCATTTTTACTCCCTTGTAATGTGTTACGATTACAGAAAATGaatgtgtagtgtgtgtgtagataaTATCAGACTATCTGGACTACATTGTGACAAAATTGGGATTATTTAGGgtaaataaaactttgttttttactcaATTTCTCTTGAATTTGACCCAGTGACTTTCTTTACAAATTAAATCCCAGacctttcagtatttatttactttttaaaagtagcCTGAcctatttaaaagaaaaagtttaatatacaataattaATACGCTGGGAAATTTCATGGGGATTAGaattcttcttttgcttttactgCTGGTTATAATGACTGTGCAGCTGCACATTACAAACTGTACATGAGGTCAGTTGTGAAGGCAGATAAAATGGCTTTTCTAATACCTGATGATCAAATACCAACATACAAAAGAGAAATACTGTCTGTTCTTGTGCAGCCTCACAGGTTGAAGACTCTGATCTGtctgaggaagatgaagatgatgatgtaGATGAGGAAGAGATCACCCCCATTAAGcctgcaaagaagaagaaaatgtaggCAGAGAGGTCattgattattattactattttttttaatttattttgggGGGAAAGGATTCACTTGTTTATTGATATGTTTTAAGAAATTCCTGATTTTTGTACCAGACAGACACATTTTACAGTTACTACTTCTTCTGCAGAACTGCAGGAATGAGCAGTGTGGTGGCAGCTAAACATGCTGTTGGAGGAAGGATTATCGTGAGTTCCTTGCCTCTTTACTGTCAGTTTCATACCGGAAGCTCTGTCTCAGCAATGTATATAACTGTACTTAAGTGTACTTCACTTAtagaaacaaacagtttttgctATAAAGTATTACCTTGGTCTTTTATGTTGAATGTAATACAGAGACCATAGGATTTATTACTCTAGTGGTGGAAAATGTTCGTTTTACCACCAGTGAATTCTGGTATTGGTTTGTATATTGCTCttgtgcaagtaaaaaaaaaaaaaaaaaaagtgtgcgtAAGAAGAAagaatggtttttttttttagactattTCAACTGAATGAAGCATACAGATAATAACATATACACATGTAATATGTTTGACATGTGTCtccattttcagttgtttttatatCCCTGGTACAGTTTTTATAAGATATAAATGTTAAGATTTTGTACTTATGAATGTGTCGGGAAAACATTGAATTCgtataaattgtaattttttttaacttgttagATTGATATTTAAACCACCACAAATGTATCTTAAAATTCACTTAAGATTAGGGATTTCTTTTCAACATGCAAAGCAAAATATTTCACACACAAgatttgttgtttctgtggttgtagttttATATACAATTTGATTGACAAGCAATAGAAAAACCATCGAAACCGTTGTTTCAGTAGCCAGCAATGGATAACTCATTTCAGATGGGGGAATGGAGTGATTCATTAAGGTCACGTGTGGTGCTATCAGTTTTCTTTATGTATCATTTGCATACACTTATACAATCACATCTGCATGTGTAAACATGATTTTTGCATAGCTTCTGAGAGCACTAagtagggggcctggtgggtAAGCGGTAGCGCTTTGGCTTGAGATGtagaaggctgtgggttcgcatcccaccccaccaggagTGGCCCcacccgagcccagataaaatgggaggacTGCAAAGGGAAGGGCATGTGCcattaaaaactcatgccaaatcaatgtgcgacCCCGTAGGggcaagctgaaagccgttgatcttttctGAGAGCAACAGAAAGTACTTGGTTTCACTGCTTTCTCTGCACATTGTCAGAGCAATTCCTATCTGTCTCATTAGAGCCTCTTGTTATTGTAGACACTCTGCAATTGTATCATTATACTGTGATCCAATTGAGCTCCTAAACACCTATTCCAGTTTGCCACAGAGCTAGGACATTACAGAAGACAGATCTTTTTCGTCATATATGCT
The nucleotide sequence above comes from Channa argus isolate prfri chromosome 1, Channa argus male v1.0, whole genome shotgun sequence. Encoded proteins:
- the npm3 gene encoding nucleoplasmin-3, whose translation is MAFHDDEPSDLGLAGQSKLESFLFSCELSSKVPFYTFQGDEEEDLEHFLELRTVCLGDGAKDESNVVEVTAMNHQGKTISVPIANLHIRCLPMVSLGEFELKAPVTIRLKAGRGPVTVSGLHLIASQVEDSDLSEEDEDDDVDEEEITPIKPAKKKKM